In Nitrospira sp., a single window of DNA contains:
- the hflK gene encoding FtsH protease activity modulator HflK has product MVWDPKDPWSKKGDDLDQAFKQAQGQLRNLLPTGGFRNLLLVAFTVFLIWQSAFIVAPDEEGVVKRFGIPVRVVDPGPHMKIPIIESVLQPKVAKLHRVEIGFRKDRQGRQQMVPQEALMLTGDMNILAIEFIVQYKIKSSREYLFNVADIDETIGKAAEASMREVIGKSKIDEALTTGKAQIQNDTQELLQHILDDYRTGVQVAAVQLQDVDPPEAVAAAFKDVTNAKEDREKLINQAQGYRNDITPKAKGEAAQLVNQAKGYAQARLNRSQGESNRFLATLKEYNQAKDIISKRIYIETLEDVLPHIDKFVLDGKGADRALPYLPLDRFSKPAPSGSTQERTP; this is encoded by the coding sequence ATGGTCTGGGACCCCAAAGACCCTTGGAGCAAGAAGGGCGACGATTTGGATCAGGCCTTTAAGCAGGCCCAGGGCCAACTTCGCAATCTGTTACCTACCGGCGGTTTCCGCAATCTTCTTCTTGTCGCCTTCACGGTCTTCCTCATCTGGCAAAGTGCCTTTATTGTGGCACCGGACGAAGAAGGCGTGGTGAAACGCTTCGGTATCCCCGTGCGCGTTGTGGATCCGGGCCCACACATGAAGATTCCCATCATCGAAAGCGTCTTGCAACCGAAGGTCGCGAAGCTTCACCGGGTGGAGATCGGATTTCGAAAGGATCGCCAAGGCCGCCAGCAGATGGTGCCGCAAGAAGCCTTGATGCTGACCGGCGACATGAACATTCTGGCAATTGAATTTATCGTCCAATATAAAATCAAAAGTTCGCGCGAGTACCTCTTCAATGTGGCCGATATCGACGAGACCATCGGGAAGGCAGCTGAAGCCTCTATGCGGGAAGTGATCGGCAAGAGCAAAATCGATGAAGCTCTCACTACGGGCAAAGCACAAATCCAGAACGACACGCAGGAACTTCTCCAACACATCCTCGACGACTATAGGACCGGCGTGCAGGTTGCCGCCGTCCAGTTGCAGGATGTCGACCCGCCCGAAGCCGTGGCCGCCGCGTTCAAGGACGTCACCAACGCCAAGGAAGACCGTGAAAAGCTGATCAACCAGGCTCAGGGCTATCGCAACGATATTACCCCCAAAGCCAAGGGTGAAGCGGCTCAGTTGGTGAACCAGGCCAAAGGGTATGCGCAGGCGCGGCTCAACCGCTCCCAGGGCGAATCCAATCGATTCCTCGCGACACTGAAAGAATACAACCAGGCGAAAGACATTATCAGCAAGCGGATCTATATCGAGACCCTTGAAGACGTGCTCCCCCACATCGATAAATTTGTCCTGGACGGCAAAGGGGCGGACCGGGCGCTGCCGTATCTGCCGCTCGATCGGTTCTCCAAACCGGCCCCGTCCGGCTCGACACAGGAGCGCACGCCATGA
- a CDS encoding winged helix-turn-helix transcriptional regulator — protein sequence MKGSTVRNPARAAELFHALADPTRLEILDELKEGECCVCELTDRLQAGQSRLSFHLKVLKDAGMILDRREGRWMYYSVNADALAELDDLVDSLKQAKRARRATDCC from the coding sequence ATGAAGGGAAGCACGGTGCGAAATCCAGCGCGGGCGGCGGAGTTGTTTCACGCGCTTGCGGACCCGACGCGATTGGAGATTCTGGACGAGCTGAAAGAGGGCGAGTGCTGTGTGTGCGAACTGACGGATCGCCTGCAGGCGGGGCAGTCGCGGCTCTCCTTTCATCTGAAGGTACTTAAGGACGCCGGAATGATCTTGGATCGACGAGAGGGCCGATGGATGTACTACTCCGTGAACGCCGACGCCCTTGCCGAGCTCGATGACCTCGTCGATTCGCTCAAGCAGGCGAAGCGGGCGCGCCGCGCCACCGACTGCTGTTGA
- a CDS encoding arsenite methyltransferase has translation MDAQAIRELVKEKYGEAAARAKSGGSSCCGASPALMNVDPITSNLYSDQERQGLPADAVAASLGCGNPTALAELHAGETVLDLGSGGGIDVLLSAKRVGPTGKAYGLDMTEQMLALARENQREAGVENVEFLKGEIEHIPLPDRSVDVIISNCVVNLSGEKERVLAEAFRVLRPGGRLALSDIVVRGAVPSEIRRNLELWAGCVAGALEETEYRDMLAQAGFVEIGIEPTRIYQADDVKELLVGTDLSSDLLVAQVEGKFMSAFIRAKKPAVTV, from the coding sequence ATGGACGCACAAGCGATTCGAGAGCTGGTCAAGGAGAAATACGGTGAAGCGGCCGCTAGAGCCAAGAGCGGAGGCAGTTCCTGCTGCGGGGCCTCCCCCGCGCTGATGAATGTCGATCCGATCACGTCCAACCTGTATTCAGATCAGGAGCGTCAGGGTTTGCCGGCGGATGCCGTGGCGGCCTCGCTGGGCTGCGGGAATCCAACGGCTCTGGCAGAACTTCATGCCGGTGAGACGGTGTTGGATCTGGGATCCGGCGGCGGCATCGATGTGTTGCTCTCTGCCAAGCGAGTCGGTCCGACGGGGAAAGCCTATGGCTTGGATATGACGGAGCAGATGTTGGCGTTGGCCAGAGAAAATCAGCGCGAAGCCGGCGTGGAGAACGTCGAGTTTCTGAAGGGCGAAATCGAGCACATCCCGCTGCCTGATCGTTCCGTGGATGTGATCATCAGCAATTGCGTCGTGAATTTGTCCGGCGAAAAGGAGCGCGTGCTGGCGGAAGCCTTTCGCGTCCTGCGTCCGGGAGGCCGGCTGGCGTTGTCCGACATTGTAGTGCGAGGGGCGGTTCCCTCGGAGATCCGACGGAATCTCGAATTGTGGGCCGGTTGTGTCGCGGGCGCGTTGGAAGAGACGGAGTATCGGGACATGCTGGCCCAGGCGGGGTTCGTCGAGATCGGAATCGAGCCGACGCGCATCTATCAGGCCGATGACGTGAAGGAATTGCTGGTCGGCACAGACCTCTCCAGTGATCTGCTCGTGGCCCAAGTCGAGGGCAAGTTCATGAGCGCATTCATTCGGGCCAAGAAACCGGCCGTGACGGTCTAA
- the arsB gene encoding ACR3 family arsenite efflux transporter: MELALSVGAPQVATKRLSFFERYLTLWVALCMVAGVLIGQAVPGLVSSLRGAEIGQGSHINLPIAVLIWLMIVPMMMKVEFASVRDVGKRPVGLLITLFVNWVVKPFSMAFFAWVFFRFVFSAWISPAEADQYIAGTIILAAAPCTAMVFVWSYLTDGDPAYTLVQVAVNDLIMLVLFVPIVGLLVSGASSLAVPFDVLLYSVAIFIVIPLVIGAGLRLWLVRRYGLRWMEELFLPRFAPVTIAALLLTLVCIFAFQSQNILGKTVHVVLIAVPILLQVYMNSSLAYGLMHRWRVPYAIAAPGALIGASNFFELAVATAIALFGPESGAALATVVGVLVEVPVMLSVCSVCNKTRHWFNQEVGT, from the coding sequence ATGGAACTCGCATTATCGGTCGGTGCGCCGCAGGTGGCTACGAAGCGGCTGTCGTTCTTTGAGCGGTATCTCACGCTCTGGGTGGCGCTCTGCATGGTGGCCGGTGTGCTGATCGGGCAGGCGGTGCCCGGTTTGGTGTCGAGCCTGCGAGGGGCTGAGATCGGACAGGGCAGCCACATCAATCTGCCGATCGCCGTGCTGATCTGGCTGATGATTGTGCCGATGATGATGAAGGTTGAGTTTGCCTCGGTTCGTGACGTGGGCAAGCGGCCGGTCGGCCTGCTGATTACCCTGTTTGTGAATTGGGTGGTGAAGCCCTTCTCCATGGCGTTCTTTGCCTGGGTGTTTTTCCGGTTCGTCTTCTCAGCCTGGATCTCACCCGCCGAGGCCGACCAATACATCGCGGGCACCATTATCCTGGCTGCGGCGCCCTGCACGGCAATGGTGTTTGTGTGGAGTTACCTGACGGACGGAGACCCCGCGTACACGCTCGTCCAGGTGGCCGTGAACGACCTGATCATGCTCGTGCTGTTTGTTCCGATTGTCGGGTTGCTGGTGAGCGGCGCGTCATCGTTGGCCGTGCCGTTCGACGTGCTGCTCTACTCGGTGGCGATCTTTATCGTCATTCCGTTGGTCATCGGCGCCGGGCTCCGGCTCTGGCTGGTGCGCCGGTATGGGCTGCGGTGGATGGAAGAACTGTTTCTGCCCCGATTCGCGCCGGTGACGATCGCGGCATTGCTCCTCACGTTGGTGTGCATCTTCGCGTTTCAGTCGCAAAACATCCTGGGGAAGACGGTACATGTCGTCCTGATCGCAGTGCCGATTCTCCTGCAGGTCTACATGAATTCCTCGTTGGCCTATGGCCTGATGCATCGCTGGCGGGTTCCCTACGCGATCGCCGCGCCGGGAGCGCTCATCGGTGCCAGCAATTTTTTCGAATTGGCTGTGGCGACCGCCATCGCCCTGTTCGGACCGGAGTCCGGTGCCGCGTTGGCGACGGTGGTCGGGGTGTTGGTGGAAGTGCCGGTCATGTTGTCCGTCTGCAGCGTGTGCAACAAGACCAGGCATTGGTTCAATCAGGAGGTCGGCACATGA
- a CDS encoding arsenate reductase ArsC, with amino-acid sequence MKARVLFLCTGNSARSQMAEGWLRHLAGDRFEVFSAGTHPVGLNPGSVEAMAEVGIDIAGHRSKHVSEFLTQPFDYVITVCDRAKESCPTWPGPTHLLHWSFDDPAAVTDSDEAHRQLFRRVRDEILGQIKGFLAQEEKSLVSGPC; translated from the coding sequence ATGAAAGCACGAGTGCTATTTCTCTGTACCGGCAACTCCGCGCGCAGTCAGATGGCGGAGGGGTGGTTGCGGCATCTGGCGGGCGATCGGTTTGAGGTGTTCAGCGCGGGCACTCACCCGGTTGGCTTGAACCCTGGCTCGGTCGAAGCGATGGCCGAGGTGGGAATCGACATTGCGGGACATCGGTCAAAACATGTCTCTGAATTTCTGACGCAGCCGTTCGATTACGTCATTACGGTCTGCGACCGGGCCAAAGAGTCCTGCCCGACCTGGCCGGGGCCCACCCATCTGTTGCATTGGAGTTTTGACGATCCGGCGGCAGTCACCGACTCTGACGAAGCCCATCGACAGCTGTTTCGACGAGTTCGCGACGAGATTCTTGGCCAGATCAAGGGTTTCCTGGCTCAGGAGGAAAAGTCACTCGT